A part of Demetria terragena DSM 11295 genomic DNA contains:
- a CDS encoding ATP-binding protein, with the protein MTTAAPPGTPRAGDPLPDRPPLLRPPTGRVVAGVCCGVAGHLGVSVLLVRIVFGALGVFGPGVVVYAFLWITMSEGDQGPSLIGRRSLSRPVIIGLGALIAAAAISAIAIGSTIDPASMLPLLAIGSGMVLTWSLLDRRRRQTWLAGRGMTKRESVVRIGLGGVLVLGGLAVLVSSGRGFSGVRDVLLATVVFLVGLTVLLAPFALRLWEDFRREQTERIRQTEKADIAAHLHDSVLQTLALIQRRANDPTAVARLARGQERELRRWLFADTTPADATLASAVTAAAHEIEDHHGTPIELVVTGDRPLDPHAQALVSALREAMSNAVRHGAPPVSTYVEVGPAETEAFVRDHGVGFDPDAVPGDRLGVRESIMGRMKRHGGSAQLRRREPGTEIELRLPHDAPEEANQS; encoded by the coding sequence ATGACGACCGCTGCGCCCCCTGGGACTCCACGCGCGGGCGATCCACTGCCGGATCGTCCGCCCTTGTTGCGGCCCCCCACGGGCCGGGTTGTCGCGGGGGTCTGCTGCGGAGTCGCGGGCCACCTTGGTGTGTCCGTCCTCCTGGTGCGGATCGTCTTCGGAGCCCTCGGCGTCTTCGGACCGGGGGTTGTCGTCTACGCCTTCCTCTGGATCACCATGAGCGAAGGAGACCAAGGCCCATCGCTGATCGGCCGGCGGTCGTTGTCCCGCCCGGTGATCATTGGTCTCGGCGCCTTGATCGCGGCGGCCGCAATTTCCGCGATTGCCATCGGGTCGACGATCGACCCGGCGTCGATGCTGCCGCTCCTGGCCATCGGGTCGGGCATGGTGCTGACCTGGTCGTTGTTGGACCGCCGTCGGCGTCAAACGTGGCTCGCCGGTCGGGGTATGACCAAGCGAGAGTCGGTCGTACGCATCGGCCTGGGTGGGGTGCTGGTCCTTGGTGGGCTCGCGGTGTTGGTCTCCAGCGGTCGCGGGTTTAGCGGCGTGCGTGACGTACTGCTGGCCACGGTGGTCTTTCTTGTTGGCCTCACGGTGCTGTTGGCGCCGTTTGCCCTGAGGCTCTGGGAGGACTTCCGGCGCGAGCAGACCGAACGCATCCGGCAAACCGAGAAGGCCGATATCGCGGCTCACTTGCACGACTCGGTGCTGCAGACGCTTGCTCTGATTCAGCGGCGGGCCAATGACCCGACTGCAGTGGCGCGCCTGGCCCGTGGCCAGGAGCGTGAACTGCGGCGCTGGTTGTTCGCCGATACGACACCGGCCGATGCGACGTTGGCGTCTGCGGTGACGGCCGCAGCGCACGAGATCGAGGACCACCACGGAACCCCGATCGAACTGGTGGTCACCGGAGACCGCCCGCTCGACCCACACGCGCAAGCGCTAGTCAGTGCCCTTCGCGAAGCAATGTCTAATGCGGTCCGCCATGGTGCGCCGCCGGTCTCGACCTATGTTGAAGTCGGCCCGGCGGAGACCGAGGCGTTTGTTCGAGACCACGGCGTTGGATTCGACCCCGATGCGGTACCGGGCGATCGCCTCGGCGTTCGAGAATCCATCATGGGCCGTATGAAACGCCACGGCGGAAGCGCACAGTTGCGCCGCCGCGAGCCCGGCACTGAAATCGAACTCCGACTTCCGCACGACGCGCCTGAGGAGGCGAATCAGTCATGA
- a CDS encoding PspC domain-containing protein has translation MNTSVPPSAPGEAPGAAPPPPQPDGLDRFFAGLRGLGLHRSDNERWVGGVCGGVAERLRVDPLIVRAAFILLGLVFGAGITVYLIAWVLLPDRSGTIQLERALRGGDGTAIVLVVIAAIIAFSGFGLFWGWGGPGPVIPILLVIGAVIYFVGKQNRSATQPPDATYSVAAPPTQHSATPAAPGMSGQPPVGPGQPPVWGAGSPPPPAVPPVAPLPPVAPRPRRRRLGAGPTLILFGIAAILGSSIALIAANTDLSEVSARLGLAAATITLGVGVLAAGFMGRKAGFAAFIGLVLAVVTAMSAVLPRELSLNGPHGTQEWSPAKVTSSSTYTMGVGEGELDLRGLTPPTASTLIKSRVSVGELRIIVPEDLPIRITAHVDGGEIRTERPADLTVPSATESDGGIVTDISADTAISGMGRSRTFTYGEGSPALTLDADVGFGQITIERTPS, from the coding sequence ATGAACACGTCCGTACCCCCCTCAGCACCAGGCGAAGCCCCCGGCGCAGCACCGCCGCCACCACAGCCCGACGGTCTCGACCGGTTCTTCGCTGGTCTGCGCGGCCTGGGCCTGCACCGCTCCGACAACGAGCGATGGGTCGGGGGTGTCTGCGGTGGCGTCGCCGAACGTTTGCGCGTCGACCCGCTGATTGTGCGCGCCGCGTTCATCTTGCTCGGCCTGGTCTTCGGCGCCGGAATCACGGTCTATCTCATCGCCTGGGTCCTGCTGCCCGACCGCAGCGGAACGATCCAGTTAGAACGCGCACTCCGGGGCGGCGATGGGACGGCCATCGTGTTGGTCGTTATCGCGGCGATCATCGCGTTCAGTGGCTTCGGACTCTTTTGGGGTTGGGGCGGACCTGGCCCAGTCATCCCGATACTGCTCGTGATCGGCGCGGTGATCTATTTCGTGGGCAAGCAGAATAGGTCGGCGACGCAGCCACCGGACGCCACCTACTCGGTGGCGGCCCCACCAACTCAGCACTCCGCCACGCCCGCCGCACCAGGTATGAGTGGTCAGCCACCCGTCGGACCTGGCCAGCCTCCTGTCTGGGGCGCTGGTTCGCCACCGCCGCCTGCGGTACCTCCGGTTGCTCCCCTTCCCCCGGTAGCACCGCGTCCTCGCCGACGACGGCTCGGCGCCGGACCGACCCTGATTCTCTTCGGAATCGCCGCCATCCTCGGCAGTTCCATCGCACTCATTGCCGCGAACACCGACCTCTCCGAGGTCAGCGCCCGGCTCGGGTTAGCCGCCGCCACCATCACCCTCGGGGTCGGTGTGCTCGCTGCCGGATTCATGGGTCGCAAAGCCGGATTCGCCGCCTTCATCGGTCTGGTGCTCGCCGTCGTGACCGCGATGAGCGCGGTGCTCCCGCGCGAGTTGTCACTCAACGGACCGCATGGAACCCAAGAGTGGTCACCGGCCAAGGTGACGTCATCGTCGACGTACACGATGGGGGTAGGTGAGGGCGAGTTGGACCTACGCGGTCTGACGCCGCCGACGGCATCGACGCTGATCAAGTCGCGCGTGTCAGTCGGCGAGCTGCGCATCATCGTTCCGGAAGACCTCCCGATCCGGATCACCGCTCATGTCGACGGCGGTGAGATCCGCACCGAACGGCCCGCCGACCTCACCGTGCCGTCAGCGACGGAGTCGGACGGCGGAATCGTCACCGACATCAGCGCTGATACTGCGATCTCTGGCATGGGCAGGTCCCGCACGTTCACCTATGGCGAGGGCAGCCCCGCGTTGACCCTCGATGCAGATGTCGGTTTCGGTCAGATCACCATTGAAAGGACGCCATCATGA
- a CDS encoding NUDIX hydrolase, whose translation MSTVVVIGRDAEDKDVVREVLAHGADPRIVLGIHGFRASNLLAIERSSAGFDLTFRVHRATVQDGAPRTPRSEVSAAAAATAIQHCRVGAYAVLDSDLGVLLTKLVRSATKPELWLLPGGGVDPGEHPDQAVLREVWEETGQRPVLGKASDVLTDHWIGPAPNGEIEDFQAVRVIYRGHVPDPSVPVVHDVGGTTASAAWIPRTQLGSLNISSWCRALLSENAE comes from the coding sequence GTGAGTACGGTGGTCGTGATCGGGCGGGACGCCGAGGATAAAGACGTCGTCCGCGAGGTTCTGGCGCATGGCGCTGATCCGCGAATAGTGCTGGGAATACATGGTTTTCGAGCTTCTAATCTTCTCGCGATCGAGCGATCGTCCGCGGGCTTCGACCTGACGTTTCGGGTGCATCGCGCAACAGTCCAGGATGGTGCGCCCAGGACCCCGCGGTCTGAGGTATCGGCTGCCGCCGCGGCGACAGCGATCCAGCACTGTCGGGTCGGTGCGTACGCAGTACTCGACAGCGATCTCGGGGTGCTCCTGACGAAACTCGTCCGCTCGGCGACCAAACCGGAGTTGTGGCTGCTTCCTGGTGGTGGCGTGGACCCCGGCGAGCACCCCGATCAGGCGGTGTTGCGCGAGGTCTGGGAGGAGACGGGGCAACGACCGGTGCTGGGCAAGGCCAGCGATGTGCTCACCGACCACTGGATCGGGCCCGCGCCGAACGGAGAGATTGAAGATTTCCAGGCTGTTCGGGTCATCTATCGCGGTCATGTCCCAGATCCCTCCGTGCCGGTCGTCCACGATGTCGGTGGTACGACTGCGTCCGCGGCCTGGATCCCGCGGACACAGTTGGGCAGCCTGAATATCAGCTCGTGGTGTCGTGCTCTGCTGTCCGAGAATGCCGAGTGA
- a CDS encoding glycosyltransferase, whose amino-acid sequence MRVALLSDCYLPRLGGIEVQVHDLAQALRAAEHEATVITATPDSAGGGTKDPNVQRLALPFVLPAGLVANPLAFGPLRHELRTGGYDVAHVHMGVVSPFAMDAVQASLSLGIPTVVTWHCMLAYAVPLIRRLGYVRRWADRGAVLTAVSDVAAQPLRDLADGPVSVLPNGIDPARWAPEPRVRHDDGAVRFVTAMRLARRKRPHDLVELAARARATSGADLRLEILGDGPWRGHLERWISAHEAQSWVTLPGRVNRATLHERYLAADAYIAPAELEAFGIAALEARASGLPVIGPRQSGITEFVEHGISGLLTDGDDGLVEGLVHLAKDTAVREGIRAHNVSMPIRQQWDSVVDTSVGAYAQAIRAGSLGR is encoded by the coding sequence GTGAGGGTCGCCCTGCTGTCGGACTGTTACCTCCCGCGTCTGGGGGGTATCGAGGTGCAGGTGCATGACCTGGCCCAGGCGTTGCGGGCCGCGGAGCACGAGGCCACGGTGATCACCGCCACGCCGGATTCTGCGGGCGGGGGAACCAAAGACCCGAACGTTCAGCGGCTGGCATTGCCCTTCGTGTTGCCTGCCGGGCTGGTCGCCAACCCGCTGGCTTTCGGCCCTCTGCGACACGAACTGCGTACCGGTGGTTATGACGTGGCGCACGTGCATATGGGTGTGGTCAGTCCATTCGCGATGGATGCTGTGCAGGCGAGTCTGTCGCTGGGCATCCCGACCGTGGTGACCTGGCATTGCATGCTCGCCTATGCGGTACCCCTGATTCGACGGCTCGGCTATGTCCGCCGGTGGGCCGATCGGGGCGCGGTGCTGACAGCCGTCTCGGACGTCGCCGCGCAGCCACTGCGGGACCTGGCCGATGGGCCAGTATCGGTGTTGCCCAACGGTATCGACCCCGCTCGGTGGGCCCCAGAACCGCGCGTGCGCCATGACGACGGGGCGGTCCGTTTTGTCACGGCGATGCGGCTTGCCCGCCGAAAGCGACCGCACGATCTGGTCGAACTCGCCGCCCGGGCGCGTGCCACGAGCGGGGCGGATCTTCGCCTGGAGATCTTGGGTGATGGGCCTTGGCGCGGGCATCTGGAGCGATGGATCAGCGCCCATGAAGCGCAGTCCTGGGTGACCTTGCCCGGCCGGGTGAATCGAGCGACACTGCATGAGCGTTATCTGGCCGCGGATGCATATATTGCCCCCGCTGAGTTGGAGGCCTTCGGCATCGCGGCGCTGGAAGCCCGCGCCTCAGGTCTTCCGGTGATCGGCCCCCGACAGAGCGGCATTACGGAGTTTGTGGAGCACGGAATCAGCGGACTCTTGACCGATGGCGACGACGGGCTCGTCGAGGGCCTCGTGCACTTGGCGAAGGACACGGCTGTGCGGGAGGGGATTCGCGCACACAATGTGTCGATGCCTATACGGCAGCAGTGGGATTCGGTGGTCGACACGTCGGTCGGTGCGTACGCACAGGCCATCCGGGCGGGGAGCCTTGGCCGGTGA
- a CDS encoding PIG-L deacetylase family protein: protein MLRDCSVMPYTLVAFHAHPDDEALLTSGTMARAAAEGHRVVLVVATDGELGLAATAFSSGDGLAATRQAEAQASADALGVARVCWLGYADSGMDGEPEPDPPGRRRFVRAPVEEAAERLATILREEQADLLLSYEPNGGYGHRDHVRVHEVGKLAAELAGTPKVLEATVPRDLIVRALRLVSKVYPFPPDFDITSFDRAFTARREITHRISVRRHISTKRASMRAHASQASADGGADRTLGMFLKIPRPLYDLVFGREWYIDRTHTGAVTDDIFAGMR from the coding sequence ATGCTGCGAGACTGCTCTGTGATGCCCTACACCTTGGTGGCTTTCCACGCCCATCCCGACGACGAGGCCCTGCTGACGTCGGGGACAATGGCGCGCGCCGCGGCTGAGGGCCACCGGGTGGTCTTGGTGGTGGCAACCGACGGTGAACTGGGCCTGGCAGCAACCGCATTCAGTTCCGGGGACGGATTAGCCGCAACCCGTCAGGCCGAGGCCCAGGCCAGTGCCGACGCCCTCGGAGTAGCGCGCGTGTGTTGGCTGGGTTATGCCGACAGCGGTATGGATGGTGAACCTGAGCCCGACCCACCTGGCCGGCGCCGGTTCGTGCGCGCCCCTGTCGAAGAGGCCGCCGAGCGACTCGCCACGATTCTTCGCGAGGAGCAGGCTGACCTGCTGTTGTCCTACGAGCCCAACGGCGGCTACGGCCACCGCGACCACGTCCGGGTCCACGAAGTCGGCAAACTCGCCGCGGAACTCGCCGGGACCCCCAAGGTTCTGGAAGCAACGGTTCCACGCGACCTCATCGTGCGCGCGCTGCGTCTGGTCAGCAAGGTGTATCCCTTTCCGCCAGATTTCGATATCACCAGCTTTGACCGCGCATTCACTGCCCGGCGCGAGATCACCCACCGCATCTCGGTTCGCCGCCACATCTCGACCAAACGCGCCTCCATGCGCGCCCACGCCTCCCAGGCGTCAGCGGATGGCGGCGCCGACCGCACCCTCGGGATGTTCCTCAAGATCCCCCGGCCGCTCTATGACCTGGTCTTTGGACGCGAGTGGTACATCGACCGGACTCATACCGGCGCAGTCACTGACGACATCTTCGCGGGGATGCGATGA